TCGATCCCATCGCCGAGAAACATCACGTGATCACGTTCAGCAACCGCGGCGTGGGCGCCTCAACGGGAATCGTCCCGGACAGCATCGAAAGCATGGCCGACGACGCCGCGAGCTTCATCAACGCCCTCGGGTATCAGAAGGTGGATCTCTTCGGTTTCTCGCTCGGTGGCATGATCGCCCAGTCGCTGGTAGTGAAGCATCCCGGGCTTGTCCGCAAACTTGTCCTGGCTGGTACCGGTCCTGCTGGCGGGGAGGGCATCCAGAAAATCATCGCTATCACTTACTACGACATGCTCAGGGCTACCCTCATCCGGCAGGACCCCAAGGAGTTCCTGTTCTTCAACCGGAACACCGCCGGCAAGCCCGCTGCGAGGGCGTTCATTAATCGGCTCAAGGAACGCACCACCAACCGCGAGGCGCCCATCAAGCTCCAGGCGTTCCAGACCCAACTGAAGGCCATCAGGCGGTGGGGGCTGTCGCCGTCGGCCGATCTGGGAGTCATCACCCAGCCGACGCTGATCGCCAACGGCGATAACGACCGCATGGTGCCCTCCAAGCTTTCCGGCGACATGCACCGAAGGATTCCGGGCAGCGAGCTGGTCATCTACGCCGATTCAGGGCACGGCGGCATCTTCCAATTCCATGACAGGTTTGTCCCAGTAGCCCTCGAATTTCTTGGCCGCTGATTTGGCGGACCGCTGATACGGTAGCTGAATGCAGCCTGCGCCCCAGACACTTGGCCGACGTGAGCGGAATA
This genomic interval from Paenarthrobacter aurescens TC1 contains the following:
- a CDS encoding hydrolase, alpha/beta fold family domain protein (identified by match to protein family HMM PF00561), with the protein product MSSEQQNQSSYFQVPAKTVTANGVSYAYREMGPKGGIPVVFLIHLAGTMDNWDPRIIDPIAEKHHVITFSNRGVGASTGIVPDSIESMADDAASFINALGYQKVDLFGFSLGGMIAQSLVVKHPGLVRKLVLAGTGPAGGEGIQKIIAITYYDMLRATLIRQDPKEFLFFNRNTAGKPAARAFINRLKERTTNREAPIKLQAFQTQLKAIRRWGLSPSADLGVITQPTLIANGDNDRMVPSKLSGDMHRRIPGSELVIYADSGHGGIFQFHDRFVPVALEFLGR